A section of the Marinoscillum sp. 108 genome encodes:
- a CDS encoding heavy-metal-associated domain-containing protein yields the protein MSTLKFKTTIKCSGCLANVTPHLDAAEGIAKWEVDILNPNKILTVETAGASEAEVIAVVEKAGYTAEKVS from the coding sequence ATGAGTACATTAAAATTCAAAACCACGATCAAGTGCAGTGGCTGCCTTGCGAATGTGACTCCTCATTTGGATGCTGCCGAAGGCATAGCTAAGTGGGAGGTAGATATCTTGAATCCGAACAAAATCCTGACCGTAGAAACAGCCGGTGCTTCTGAAGCGGAGGTGATCGCTGTGGTAGAAAAGGCAGGTTACACTGCGGAGAAGGTGAGCTAA